A single window of Pseudarthrobacter psychrotolerans DNA harbors:
- a CDS encoding ABC transporter permease: MTNLNAIDPAAVAQEAHLESADVVIAKSTIIFRRFMRNKTAVAGLAVFLGLTLFSFVGGFFTPWDKETLDPFNIGMPPSGDHFLGTSQAGIDLYAMTVEGTRISILIGLIVGLVSVLVAAVYGCTMAYFGGKVDKVMLFVLEALIMMPALLVVAVATSGGGDGLKKNLPSWLLLIIVLLVFSWMGTARLIRSMSMSLMQRDFVKAAQYMGVPPRRIVWRHLVPNIGSLLVLDITRGVTGAILAEVAFSFIGIGIKVPDVSLGVLIGGATSQVQTFPWMFWVPLTVMFLLTGSLAMMNDGLRDAFDPSSSSVGRAKKNSTEKKSK, translated from the coding sequence ATGACCAACCTCAACGCCATTGATCCGGCAGCGGTCGCGCAGGAAGCGCACCTCGAAAGCGCCGATGTGGTGATCGCCAAGTCCACCATCATTTTCCGCCGTTTTATGCGGAACAAGACAGCCGTCGCAGGGCTGGCGGTCTTCCTGGGCCTGACCCTCTTCTCCTTCGTCGGCGGGTTCTTTACTCCTTGGGACAAGGAAACCCTCGACCCCTTCAACATCGGCATGCCGCCGTCCGGTGACCACTTCCTGGGCACGTCGCAGGCCGGCATAGACCTCTACGCCATGACCGTCGAAGGCACCCGGATCTCCATCCTGATCGGCCTGATTGTGGGCCTCGTGTCCGTCCTGGTCGCCGCGGTCTACGGCTGCACCATGGCCTACTTCGGCGGAAAAGTGGACAAGGTGATGCTCTTCGTCCTGGAGGCGCTCATCATGATGCCTGCCCTGCTGGTGGTGGCAGTGGCCACCAGCGGCGGAGGGGACGGCCTGAAGAAGAACCTCCCCAGCTGGCTCCTGCTGATTATCGTGCTCCTGGTGTTCAGCTGGATGGGGACCGCGCGGCTTATCCGCTCGATGTCCATGTCGCTGATGCAGCGGGACTTCGTCAAGGCGGCCCAGTACATGGGCGTCCCGCCGCGGCGCATCGTGTGGCGCCACCTGGTCCCCAACATAGGGTCACTGTTGGTCCTGGACATCACCCGCGGCGTCACCGGGGCCATCCTGGCCGAAGTGGCTTTCTCCTTCATCGGCATCGGCATCAAGGTGCCGGATGTGAGCCTCGGCGTGCTGATCGGCGGCGCCACGTCCCAGGTCCAGACGTTTCCCTGGATGTTCTGGGTTCCGCTCACCGTGATGTTCCTGCTCACGGGGTCCCTGGCCATGATGAACGATGGCCTGCGTGACGCCTTTGACCCGAGCTCCAGCTCGGTTGGCCGGGCCAAGAAGAACAGCACAGAGAAGAAGAGCAAATGA
- a CDS encoding ABC transporter permease — MIRYLAKRGITYVFMIFLTTSAGYFLAVSSLKPALLEQERIPRPTPEQVSNSMRLKGLDPDLGPWERYVEWLTGIVTRWDWGRSPNGAFINAEFGDRVWISTRLFLAAIILTLVIGVALGVYSAARQYKFQDRVITSYSYLAYIVPAPIAYFLVQLGAININETVGERIFFVTGISTPGMQPGWAQFVDMVAHYAVPTIAITLVGWGSYQIAQRQYLLDNVNADFVRTARAKGLTRNQAITRHALRVSFIPVAQSIAFTIPAIFAGGFFAEKIFAWPGVGSWSIDAISLQDVNAATATLAYGSVIFALGAILADFATTLVDPRVRVQ; from the coding sequence ATGATCAGGTACCTCGCCAAGCGCGGCATCACCTACGTCTTTATGATTTTCCTGACCACGTCTGCCGGCTATTTCCTGGCGGTCAGTTCGCTCAAGCCGGCGCTCCTCGAACAGGAACGGATTCCCCGTCCCACACCCGAGCAGGTCTCCAATTCCATGCGCCTGAAAGGCCTGGACCCGGACCTCGGCCCGTGGGAGCGCTACGTTGAGTGGCTCACCGGGATCGTGACCCGCTGGGACTGGGGACGCAGCCCTAACGGCGCCTTCATCAACGCTGAATTCGGGGACCGCGTCTGGATCTCCACCCGGCTCTTCCTCGCAGCCATCATCCTGACGCTGGTCATCGGCGTCGCCCTTGGGGTGTATTCGGCGGCCCGGCAGTACAAGTTCCAGGACCGGGTGATCACCTCCTACAGCTACCTCGCGTACATCGTGCCGGCCCCCATTGCCTACTTCCTGGTGCAGCTCGGGGCGATCAATATCAACGAGACCGTCGGGGAGAGAATCTTCTTCGTGACGGGCATCTCCACGCCAGGCATGCAACCCGGGTGGGCGCAGTTTGTCGACATGGTGGCCCACTATGCAGTCCCCACGATCGCGATCACCCTGGTCGGCTGGGGTTCGTACCAGATCGCGCAGCGCCAGTACCTGCTGGATAACGTCAATGCGGACTTCGTCCGGACGGCACGCGCCAAAGGGCTGACGCGCAACCAGGCCATCACCCGCCACGCCCTCAGGGTTTCCTTCATCCCGGTCGCCCAAAGCATCGCCTTCACCATCCCGGCCATCTTCGCCGGCGGCTTCTTCGCCGAGAAGATCTTCGCCTGGCCCGGGGTGGGGTCCTGGAGCATTGACGCCATCTCGCTGCAGGACGTTAACGCGGCCACGGCCACCCTCGCCTACGGCTCGGTCATCTTCGCCCTCGGCGCCATCCTGGCCGACTTCGCCACCACGCTTGTGGACCCGAGAGTGAGGGTGCAGTAG
- a CDS encoding TetR/AcrR family transcriptional regulator, with product MSFIPLLPGSLAGPPAERSDAARNRARLLGAARELIAECGADALTMDRLAERAGVGKGTVFRRFGSRAGLMMTLLSDSEAAFQARFMFGPPPLGPGAPGLERLIAFGAERVAYVMEHGDLARAAESSAHSRYEVPAVMLWQRHVEHLLREEGMDADPLLMAMSLTATLDPDRLLHAVRVQGLAPERLADSWRELVTRVVRGP from the coding sequence GTGAGCTTTATCCCGCTGCTGCCCGGTTCGCTCGCCGGTCCGCCCGCTGAGCGCAGTGACGCTGCGCGGAACCGTGCGCGGTTGTTGGGCGCGGCGCGGGAGCTGATTGCCGAGTGCGGGGCGGACGCCCTAACCATGGACAGGCTGGCCGAGCGGGCCGGCGTGGGCAAGGGCACGGTCTTCCGCCGGTTCGGCAGCCGCGCCGGGCTGATGATGACCTTGCTGAGCGATTCCGAGGCCGCGTTCCAGGCGCGCTTTATGTTCGGCCCGCCGCCGTTGGGGCCAGGCGCCCCGGGGCTGGAGCGGCTGATCGCCTTCGGCGCGGAGAGGGTCGCCTACGTGATGGAACATGGGGACCTGGCGAGAGCTGCTGAGTCTTCGGCCCACAGCCGCTACGAGGTCCCGGCAGTCATGCTGTGGCAACGCCATGTCGAGCACCTCCTCCGTGAAGAAGGCATGGACGCGGACCCGTTGCTGATGGCCATGTCCCTGACCGCAACGCTGGATCCGGACCGGCTCCTGCACGCCGTCCGCGTCCAGGGCCTGGCGCCCGAGCGACTGGCCGACTCCTGGCGGGAGCTTGTCACGCGCGTGGTCCGCGGACCGTAG
- a CDS encoding phosphatase PAP2 family protein, with translation MKTENQAAIRARNRTARWLTEVFQPPVVVTIQLLISPVIEAGFPGTIGYGALAALFVCVLPLVALLVLVRMGRVTDHHVSNRKQRAPVLLMALGFVIAGLVVLQATGAPRSVLVMVLAIVAGIIVLAAVSPFWKISGHAAAVSSAAVISVLMMGPAWLPLVLLVPAVGWSRVVLRAHTLAQVVAGSLFGGLVMAGLWWLLRGWIL, from the coding sequence ATCAAAACCGAGAACCAAGCTGCCATTCGCGCAAGGAACCGAACAGCCAGATGGCTGACAGAGGTGTTCCAGCCGCCGGTGGTGGTGACGATTCAGCTGCTGATCAGCCCAGTGATCGAGGCCGGGTTCCCCGGCACCATCGGATATGGAGCCTTGGCTGCTTTGTTCGTGTGCGTGCTGCCGTTGGTCGCGCTCCTCGTGCTCGTGAGGATGGGCAGGGTCACGGACCACCACGTCAGCAACCGCAAACAGCGCGCGCCCGTGCTGCTGATGGCGCTAGGGTTTGTGATCGCAGGCCTGGTGGTGTTGCAAGCCACCGGTGCGCCGCGAAGCGTGCTGGTCATGGTGCTGGCCATCGTCGCCGGCATCATTGTGCTGGCCGCCGTGAGCCCCTTCTGGAAGATCAGCGGCCACGCGGCCGCGGTATCGTCGGCAGCGGTTATTTCCGTCCTGATGATGGGGCCGGCGTGGCTGCCACTGGTGCTGTTGGTTCCCGCTGTCGGCTGGTCCCGCGTAGTGCTTCGTGCACATACGTTGGCGCAGGTAGTGGCCGGTTCGCTTTTCGGCGGCCTGGTGATGGCCGGCCTGTGGTGGCTCCTGCGCGGCTGGATCCTCTAG
- a CDS encoding universal stress protein, with the protein MSGIIVVGVDGSGTAKKAAESARDLAAAVGASLHVVSAFDSDRTEIFGSGSDQWIVSDADGAEHVAKTVAEALAGSIKVTYSAARGKPAEALIKEAERLDAKMIVVGNRRMRGIGRVLGSVANSVAHNATCDVYIANTYDAD; encoded by the coding sequence ATGAGCGGAATTATTGTTGTGGGGGTTGACGGCAGCGGCACCGCCAAGAAGGCCGCCGAATCGGCCCGGGATCTTGCCGCCGCCGTGGGCGCCTCGCTGCACGTCGTCTCAGCCTTCGACAGCGACCGCACCGAGATCTTCGGCTCGGGCAGCGACCAGTGGATCGTTTCCGACGCCGACGGTGCCGAGCATGTTGCCAAGACAGTGGCCGAGGCGCTGGCCGGCTCGATCAAGGTCACGTATTCGGCCGCCCGTGGCAAGCCTGCCGAAGCGCTCATCAAAGAAGCCGAGCGCTTGGACGCCAAGATGATCGTGGTGGGCAACCGGCGGATGCGCGGCATCGGCCGGGTCCTGGGAAGCGTGGCCAACAGCGTGGCCCACAATGCCACGTGCGACGTCTACATCGCCAACACTTACGACGCCGACTAA